In the genome of Dermacentor variabilis isolate Ectoservices chromosome 5, ASM5094787v1, whole genome shotgun sequence, one region contains:
- the Stt3B gene encoding catalytic subunit 3B of the oligosaccharyltransferase complex yields MAGTGKKSDGLFRQSIGWQTLLRFTILALAWLVGFSSRLFAVIRFESIIHEFDPWFNYRSTHYMVKHGFYNFLNWFDERAWYPLGRIVGGTVYPGLMITSGAIHYVLSLLHITVHIRDVCVFLAPVFSGLTALATYFLTKELWNDAAGLFAACFIAIVPGYISRSVAGSYDNEGIAIFALMFTYFLWVKAVKTGAIFWAVLTALSYFYMVSAWGGYVFIINLIPLHVFVLLLMNRFSNRIYIAYNTFFILGLLMSMQIPFVGFQPVRTSEHMASAGVFVLLNAYALLKYLQTFFSRSEMKTLFFGAVAAVAGLVFLSVVILTYAGYIAPWSGRFYSLWDTGYAKIHIPIIASVSEHQPTTWFSFFFDLHALVATFPVGLWYCVKNINDERVFIVLYAVTSVYFAGVMVRLMLTLTPVVCVLSAIAFSSTLKLYLQEEEPKAGQQASSNHQGGQASSSSQGDSDDSDDGREKKKLYDKAGKLRKIKSDQGRENVGLGTNVRSIVVVVLMMILMMFAVHCTWVTSNAYSSPSIVLASYSSDGSRAILDDFREAYYWLSQNTHENARVMSWWDYGYQIAGMANRTTLVDNNTWNNSHIALVGKAMSSNETAAYEIMKALDVDYVLVIFGGVIGYSGDDINKFLWMVRIAEGEHPKDIKETDYFNDKGEFRVDEYGSQTLLNCLMYKMSYYRFGEVQLDYRSPPGFDRTRNMEIGNKHFTLEHLEEAYTTEHWLVRIFKVKKEANRPRIPYVQRQIKARSTFVSKKSSRKRKGFIRNRPNVVKGKRSARNV; encoded by the exons ATGGCGGGGACCGGCAAGAAGTCGGATGGCCTGTTTCGGCAAAGTATCGGTTGGCAAACTCTACTTCGTTTCACAATCTTGGCCCTAGCATGGCTCGTCGGCTTCAGCTCCCGGCTTTTTGCCGTTATACGCTTCGAGAGCATCATCCACGAGTTCGACCCATG GTTCAACTACCGGTCGACACACTACATGGTCAAGCATGGGTTTTACAATTTCCTAAACTGGTTCGATGAAAGAGCCTGGTACCCACTTGGAAGGATAGTGGGTGGAACG GTGTATCCAGGGCTTATGATAACTTCTGGGGCTATCCACTATGTCCTAAGCCTTCTCCACATAACTGTACACATACGAGATGTATGTGTCTTCTTAGCACCTGTGTTTAG TGGGTTGACTGCACTTGCGACATACTTTTTAACAAAAGAACTTTGGAATGATGCAGCAGGTCTTTttgcagcctgtttcattgctaTTG TGCCTGGATACATCAGCCGTTCGGTGGCAGGAAGCTATGACAACGAAGGCATTGCCATCTTCGCACTCATGTTTACATATTTCTTGTGGGTCAAGGCAGTCAAAACTGGTGCCATCTTCTGGGCAGTTCTCACTGCACTTTCCTACTTCTACATG GTCTCCGCATGGGGCGGCTATGTCTTCATTATTAACCTCATTCCACTGCATGTAtttgtgctgctgctgatgaacCGGTTCTCAAATCGAATCTACATAG CCTACAACACATTCTTCATCCTAGGCCTGCTCATGTCCATGCAAATCCCATTTGTTGGCTTCCAGCCAGTGCGCACTAGTGAGCACATGGCTTCAGCAG GTGTATTTGTGCTGCTCAATGCCTATGCCCTACTCAAGTACCTGCAAACCTTTTTCTCCCGGTCCGAGATGAAGACTTTATTCTTTGGCGCTGTAGCTGCAGTAGCTGGACTCGTGTTTCTGTCTGTGGTCATTCTTACCTATGCAG GCTACATTGCTCCGTGGAGTGGCCGCTTCTACTCCCTTTGGGACACAGGCTATGCCAAGATCCACATTCCCATCATCGCCTCAGTATCTGAACACCAGCCAACCACGTGGTTCTCCTTCTTCTTTGACCTGCACGCCTTGGTAGCTACATTTCCAGTTGGCCTCTGGTACTGCGTCAAGAACATCAATGACGAGCGGGTGTTCA TTGTGCTGTATGCCGTGACATCGGTGTACTTTGCTGGAGTGATGGTTCGGCTGATGCTGACGCTGACGCCTGTAGTGTGCGTGCTGAGTGCCATTGCCTTCTCGAGTACCCTGAAGCTGTACCTGCAAGAGGAGGAGCCCAAGGCTGGACAGCAGGCCAGCAGCAACCACCAGGGCGGCcaggccagcagcagcagccagggcGACAGTGATGACAGTGATGATGGCCGTGAGAAGAAGAAGCTCTACGACAAG GCAGGCAAGCTTCGCAAGATCAAGTCTGACCAAGGTCGTGAGAATGTGGGCCTAGGCACCAACGTGCGGAGCATAGTGGTTGTTGTGCTGATGATGATTCTCATGATGTTTGCCGTCCACTGCACTTGGGTTACCAGCAACGCATATTCCAGTCCCAGCATTGTGCTTGCTTCCTACAGCTCGGATGG GTCAAGGGCCATCTTGGACGACTTCCGGGAGGCTTACTACTGGCTTTCTCAAAACACACATGAAAATGCACGTGTGATGTCATGGTGGGACTACGGGTATCAGATAGCAGGCATGGCCAACCGTACAACTCTGGTAGACAACAATACATGGAATAATAGTCACATTGCACTG GTAGGAAAGGCCATGTCATCAAATGAAACTGCAGCATATGAGATTATGAAAGCACTGGATGTGGACTATGTACTTGTCATCTTTGGTGGTGTGATTGGCTACTCTGGTGATGACATAAACAAGTTCCTTTGGATGGTGAGAATTGCAGAAGGTGAACACCCCAAGGATATAAAG GAAACTGATTACTTCAATGACAAGGGAGAGTTCAGAGTAGACGAGTATGGATCCCAAACACTGCTGAACTGCCTCATGTACAAGATGAGCTATTACCGCTTTGGTGAAGTTCAG CTCGACTACCGGTCGCCACCAGGCTTTGACCGCACGCGCAACATGGAGATAGGCAACAAGCACTTCACCCTCGAGCACCTCGAGGAGGCATACACAACCGAGCACTGGCTGGTGCGCATCTTCAAGGTGAAGAAGGAGGCCAACCGTCCACGTATCCCCTATGTTCAGCGCCAGATCAAGGCCCGGAGCACCTTTGTCTCCAAAAAG AGCTCCCGCAAGAGGAAGGGATTTATCAGAAACAGGCCCAATGTAGTCAAAGGAAAGAGGTCAGCGAGAAACGTGTAG